The Plasmodium coatneyi strain Hackeri chromosome 2, complete sequence genomic interval TTAAGGGTGAACTGGAAAGACTCTCTGAGGATATAAataagaatgaaggaagtatgaGAACTCATTGTAAGGGTAATTCAGATGAAGATAGTAGAATAGTCACTGACATAGAGAAAAGAGCATGCCGATACATTACTGCAGGTTTAAAGCATATTTACAATATTCAAGCAAATTcaagtgaaaaagaaaaaggaaatgaacaTTTGGATAATCAGTTATTTAAGAGAACTATGTCATGCCTCCTCCTAAATGCCTATGCGGATAAGTTGGAACGGGAGGTTAAATCCCCCTGTAAGGTTGATAAAGGTACAACAGAACAAGCATTTGATAGATGGAATAAACAGAGGGATACTTGGTGTGTGGACAGTGATAAGAGTAAATGTTTTATGTGTGAAAGGCTTAAAGGCTTAAGTTGTACAGTGGGTGGAacagaagtgaaggaaacgTTGAAGACTATGATTGATGACGATGCCAACATACGACAATCTCTAACTACtctaaataatataaataactcCATATGCAATCGTTCACAATGTGTAACAACACAAAGGACCAGGGACAAAAGGGATGAGCGCGATGCGAAGCGCAAAGCGCAGGGCATAACGGGAAAGGCGAGCAATCAAGACAGGATTTGGGAGGTTTGGAAAGGATTCATATTGAACATTGCTGTCTAATTGTATAGAATTGAAATTGGgcgaacatatatatatattttcacaGAAAGGAGCAGAAAAGTTTTTGCACATACACTACTTATACTtacatgttccttccctcctttttccgtTGTATGTGCAGGATAACATTTGGACAGATGGGgacatgaagaaaatattgaaCAAATTGTCTGGGGCTATGACTAATGGATACACGAAGGAACAAGATGCATGCAAGAACATTTTACATAATGGTAATACATCTCCAGAAGCTAATAAAAGGGCATGTCAGCTTATTACAGAAGGTCTAAGGCATATATATGAGGTTTCTATAGATGAGAAGGACAACGGGGACGGTAAACCTCAGAGGAACAAACTGTTCAAGAGAACTATGGGATGTCTAatattgaatatatatgcagataTGCTGAAAAATAATGGACAGAAATGTGACGTAAGTAAGGGAATAGAACAAGCCTTTCTTAAGAGcggagaaattaaaaataccATAAAAGACTGTAAAAGTGATCCTCCTTGTCTCCAATGTaacagggaagaaaatcTAACTTGCACAATAGGAGGACAGAATGTAAAGGAAAACGTGAAAACAATGCTCGACCAGAAGAAAcaggaaatagaaaaaactCTAAAGGATCTATGTTCATcctccaccctaacaatAGACCCAAGGACTTGCTCAATCAATGGGctggaggaaaatgaagaaggtaTGGACTGAACTGTACATTCTTCATTTCATGTGCTGCACCCATAAGTACTTagtataataattattatgatgAAGGTATAATGGTGTATGCGGGAAATGTaggcacatgtatataaactTCTTCTATATTCTGCGATATCCTTACAGGTAACTGGGATGAGGTGTTTACTGCTTTCTCAAATAATCCAAGTGATGCTGATGAAGGTGGTGCttatgcaaaatggaaagataTGATGAGTGTATGCGACTATAATGCAAAGACGGATACAGAATGGTCGAACCCAGAGAAAAGTTTCTGCAGGGTTATGATAAGAAATTTAATAATTGCAAATGAGCAGAAATTTAAATGCGAGGATAGAAGCAGCAGGGGGCAGGGTAAGAATTGTGTGACAAAATGTGATTTGTTGAATATGTGGCTTATGTATGTGAAGGATCGCTGTATTAACAAAGACGTCATTGAGTATGCGTTTGAAGCAATGTATAATGTAGAAGAACAGTtagggaagggggaaaaggataAACTCTGTAGGTATGGGAAATTTAGTAACATTGTAAGAGATAGCGGCGATGTACTACATACGGTTACGAGTAAAATGGCGTGTGATGCGAAGCTGGGGAAACTTAACAACATACACAATAAGGATTGGTGCACTGAAAGGAACAGGATATATACGAGAAACCTAATTGAGGGCGTGGGTCGAAGTGACAGTAAAAGcagagaaaatata includes:
- a CDS encoding SICA antigen is translated as MGVPTGQRVNWTTRVKPDKGEQPDDGKCGFGDINDEEGVDDEDCKGKTELCERAQCVTNQWSKNRDNRSENDAWNDVKGELERLSEDINKNEGSMRTHCKGNSDEDSRIVTDIEKRACRYITAGLKHIYNIQANSSEKEKGNEHLDNQLFKRTMSCLLLNAYADKLEREVKSPCKVDKGTTEQAFDRWNKQRDTWCVDSDKSKCFMCERLKGLSCTVGGTEVKETLKTMIDDDANIRQSLTTLNNINNSICNRSQCVTTQRTRDKRDERDAKRKAQGITGKASNQDRIWEVWKGFILNIAV